In the genome of Desulfofarcimen acetoxidans DSM 771, one region contains:
- a CDS encoding DUF2007 domain-containing protein, with protein MDKLVTLRTFFDATEAHIIKSLLESEGIKAHLLDEHSATYVYSPITIGGIRLVVHQSDIEAAKEILSSMD; from the coding sequence ATGGATAAACTTGTTACGTTGCGTACTTTTTTTGATGCTACGGAGGCACATATTATAAAAAGTTTGTTAGAAAGCGAGGGCATTAAGGCTCATTTATTAGATGAACATTCAGCAACGTACGTCTATTCCCCTATTACAATTGGTGGAATTAGATTAGTTGTACATCAATCTGATATTGAAGCGGCAAAAGAAATATTATCTTCAATGGATTAG